Proteins co-encoded in one Carassius carassius chromosome 35, fCarCar2.1, whole genome shotgun sequence genomic window:
- the eci2 gene encoding enoyl-CoA delta isomerase 2, mitochondrial, with translation MAAVIKLLSPWRFNRVARASKAVCAQLHRSAAVMGASVEEFNAAKEKLGALKKDPGNEVKLKVYALFKQATQGPCNTPKPSMLDFVNKAKWDAWKSLGSVSQEEARQKYVDLISSLVGTEAPAVAAQPTGSTKGFQNLLVTTEDNITTIRLNRPEKKNAITVEMYNELIEALDLAGKDDSVITVITGSGDYYCSGNDLNNFTKIPEGGVEKMAKDAGELLKRYVKAYIDFPKPLIGVVNGPAVGVSVTLLGLFDVVYATEKATFHTPFSQLGQSPEGCSSYLFPKIMGTAKASEMLLFNKKLTAAQACEVGLVTEVFPESSFQSEVWTRLKAYAKLPKNSLALSKQLIRSVEKEKLHAVNEAEVERLVERWLSDECMQAIMSFFQAKSKL, from the exons ATGGCTGCCGTGATCAAACTACTCTCGCCCTGGAGATTTAACCGAGTCGCCCG AGCGAGTAAAGCTGTGTGTGCTCAGCTGCACAGATCTGCTGCAGTTATGGGAGCTTCAGTAGAAGAATTTAACGCGGCCAAAGAAAAGCTGGGAGCTCTGAAGAAGGATCCAGGGAATGAAGTCAAACTCAAGGTCTATGCACTCTTTAAACAG GCCACACAAGGACCCTGCAACACCCCCAAACCCAGCATGCTGGACTTTGTGAATAAAGCCAAATGGGACGCGTGGAAGAGTCTGGGCTCCGTGTCACag GAAGAGGCCAGGCAGAAGTATGTGGATCTCATCTCATCTCTGGTGGGAACAGAAGCCCCTGCAGTGGCAGCGCAGCCCACGGGGAGCACAAAGGGCTTCCAGAACCTGCTGGTCACCACAGAGGACAACATCACCACCATCCGGCTCAACAGACCCGAGAAAAAGAACGCTATCACTGTGGAG ATGTACAATGAGCTAATCGAAGCTTTGGATCTTGCTGGCAAAGATGATTCTGTCATCACAGTGATAACAG GTAGTGGAGATTATTACTGCAGCGGAAATGACCTGAACAACTTCACAAAGATCCCCGAGGGTGGAGTAGAGAAGATGGCAAAAGATGCTGGGGAGTTGCTGAA GAGGTACGTAAAAGCATACATTGACTTCCCCAAACCTCTGATTGGAGTCGTAAACGGACCAGCGGTGGGGGTCTCAGTCACTCTGCTGGGACTTTTTGATGTTGTTTATGCCACAGAGAAG GCGACGTTTCATACACCCTTCAGTCAGCTGGGTCAGAGCCCAGAAGGCTGCTCTTCATATCTTTTCCCCAAAATTATGGGTACAGCAAAG GCGAGTGAGATGCTGTTGTTTAATAAGAAGCTGACGGCCGCACAGGCCTGTGAAGTGGGTCTGGTGACCGAGGTCTTTCCAGAAAGCTCCTTCCAGTCCGAGGTGTGGACCAGACTGAAGGCCTACGCCAAACTGCCCAAGAAC TCTCTGGCTCTGTCGAAACAGCTGATCCGCTCGGTGGAGAAAGAGAAACTCCATGCCGTGAACGAGGCAGAGGTGGAGAGACTGGTGGAGCGCTGGCTCTCGGATGAATGCATGCAGGCCATCATGAGCTTCTTCCAGGCCAAGTCTAAACTTTAA